A genomic stretch from Octopus bimaculoides isolate UCB-OBI-ISO-001 chromosome 29, ASM119413v2, whole genome shotgun sequence includes:
- the LOC106881286 gene encoding uncharacterized protein LOC106881286, with translation MAVMHRLREISGDILKKLPSSREDAIAVYVPTFGAISYSVFALNIMEHARFKRLFAPNELLVANTLWLNAHLGIGFFIYSRRHLADSPVYKRIIYSAFGTIAFNFGSVLLWASLKSLLPNSTGLRVLFGLLSSWGLLYVGKDYLDHVDTHVPSIPVDSITTLEE, from the exons ATGGCTGTGATGCATCGTCTTCGGGAAATCAGCGGAGATATACTGAAGAAACTTCCCAGCAGTCGTGAAGATGCTATTGCCGTCTACGTACCGACTTTTGGTGCCATCAGCTACAGTGTCTTCGCCCTCAACATTATGGAACACGCCAGATTTAAAAG ACTTTTTGCACCAAACGAGCTTTTGGTAGCCAATACTCTGTGGCTAAACGCTCACCTTGGCATCGGATTCTTCATCTACAGCCGGCGACACCTGGCGGACAGTCCTGTCTACAAGCGAATCATCTACAGTGCCTTCGGAACGATAGCGTTCAACTTTGGATCGGTGTTGCTGTGGGCGTCGCTCAAGTCCCTCTTGCCAAACAGCACTGGCCTCCGCGTGCTTTTCGGTCTTTTGTCAAGCTGGGGCCTTCTGTACGTCGGTAAGGACTACCTCGACCACGTAGACACGCACGTGCCATCAATTCCGGTTGATTCTATCACCACTCTTGAGGAGTAG